Proteins found in one Geomonas subterranea genomic segment:
- a CDS encoding flagellin — protein MSTSDISLTAGMRTNLLNLQSTSKLLNRTQERLSSGKQVNSALDNPTNYFAAQNANQRASDLSDRKDGMSEAVQTVGATNAGITAITGLINAAKGIAQSALSTSDTGTRSKLATQYDTIRSQIDNISSDSGYRGLNLLSSTNTLTVNFNEDASSSLDVVGFLGNASGLSLSGASGAWATNSDITTDTAKMDTAISTLRSNTQTLAANLNIITTRQSFTDAMVNTLQTGADNLTLADMNQEGANMLMLQTRQSLGTTSLSMSSQAAQSVLKLF, from the coding sequence ATGTCAACCAGCGATATCTCTTTAACAGCAGGAATGAGGACCAACCTCCTCAACCTCCAATCGACCAGCAAGCTCCTGAACAGAACGCAGGAGAGGCTGTCGTCGGGCAAACAGGTGAACAGTGCACTTGATAACCCGACCAACTACTTCGCAGCACAGAACGCGAACCAGCGCGCCAGCGACCTGTCCGACCGCAAGGACGGCATGTCGGAGGCGGTGCAGACTGTCGGCGCCACCAACGCGGGCATCACGGCCATCACCGGCCTGATCAACGCCGCCAAAGGTATCGCCCAGTCCGCACTCTCCACCAGCGACACCGGTACCAGGTCCAAACTGGCCACCCAGTATGACACCATTCGGAGCCAGATCGACAACATCTCCTCCGACTCGGGGTACCGCGGCCTTAACCTGCTGAGCTCCACCAACACGCTGACCGTGAACTTCAACGAGGACGCAAGCTCCAGCCTCGACGTCGTCGGCTTCCTGGGCAACGCCAGCGGCCTGAGCCTCTCCGGCGCAAGCGGCGCCTGGGCTACCAACTCCGACATCACCACCGACACCGCGAAGATGGATACTGCGATCTCGACGCTGCGGTCCAACACCCAAACGCTGGCGGCGAACCTGAACATCATCACCACCCGCCAGAGCTTCACCGATGCCATGGTGAACACGCTGCAGACCGGCGCCGACAACCTGACACTGGCCGATATGAACCAGGAAGGCGCCAACATGCTGATGCTGCAGACGCGCCAGAGCCTGGGTACCACCTCGCTCTCCATGTCCTCGCAGGCAGCGCAGTCCGTACTCAAGCTGTTCTAA
- a CDS encoding sensor histidine kinase, translating into MIRSLYLKILLHWCVALMVTEALVFALFVFVVGESHRQYVARSVAQSSHVAADFLRASVDAALARGAADGPALRDAVQRLGQRSNAQVWVTGAAGELLASSFPGGRAPEVERAPRRTGTHEGVTVTIDPAGGFPWYAVLPVPVAGNHPLLLHLLSQRHGASFPVGGFAVGLALIGALVALLAVPLTLRITRPLKRLEESALRIAAGDLSARAELSERDEIGRLARAFNDMAEKVERMVRGGRELTANVSHELRSPLARIRVAGECLDGALSRGDRGDAKEMLEAIWEDIEEADRLVGDILQYSKLDLQAPLQLGQRVDLAELASALVKTVGPLAKSRGISVRLAIDGAEPVRGSEEVLRIALKNLLENAVLHSPSGAEVLVELGRREDRTELRVTNDHAPLDERELRDIFEPFYRGRNAAAEGSGLGLAIARKIVVQHHGSIDARNVPGGFQVRVTLPR; encoded by the coding sequence GTGATCCGCAGCCTGTACCTGAAGATTTTGCTGCACTGGTGCGTGGCCCTCATGGTCACCGAGGCACTGGTCTTCGCCCTCTTCGTTTTCGTGGTCGGTGAGAGCCACCGCCAGTACGTGGCCAGGTCGGTGGCGCAGAGTTCCCATGTCGCCGCCGATTTTCTGCGCGCATCGGTCGATGCCGCGCTGGCGCGGGGGGCGGCGGATGGACCCGCGCTGCGGGACGCGGTGCAGCGGCTTGGACAAAGAAGCAACGCCCAGGTCTGGGTCACCGGCGCCGCCGGCGAGTTGCTGGCCTCCTCCTTTCCCGGTGGGCGCGCGCCGGAGGTCGAGAGGGCGCCGCGCAGGACCGGTACCCACGAAGGTGTGACGGTAACCATCGACCCGGCCGGGGGATTTCCCTGGTACGCGGTGCTGCCGGTTCCCGTTGCCGGAAACCATCCCTTGCTGCTCCACCTCCTGTCGCAGCGCCATGGCGCCAGCTTCCCGGTCGGCGGCTTTGCGGTCGGGCTCGCACTGATCGGCGCCCTGGTCGCGCTCCTCGCCGTGCCGCTCACCCTGCGCATCACGCGCCCCTTGAAGCGTCTGGAGGAGTCCGCCCTGCGCATCGCCGCCGGGGACCTGTCGGCGCGGGCGGAGCTCTCCGAACGCGACGAGATCGGCCGCCTGGCCCGCGCCTTCAACGACATGGCCGAGAAGGTGGAGCGGATGGTGCGCGGCGGCCGCGAGCTGACCGCCAACGTCTCCCACGAACTGCGCAGCCCGCTGGCCCGGATCAGGGTGGCCGGAGAGTGTCTCGACGGCGCGCTCTCCCGGGGTGACCGGGGGGATGCTAAAGAGATGCTCGAGGCGATCTGGGAGGACATCGAGGAGGCGGACCGCCTGGTGGGGGACATCCTGCAGTACTCGAAGCTCGACCTGCAGGCGCCCCTGCAGCTGGGGCAGCGGGTCGACCTTGCGGAGCTCGCCTCCGCGCTGGTGAAGACGGTGGGGCCGCTGGCGAAGAGCAGGGGGATTTCGGTCCGTCTCGCCATCGACGGGGCGGAGCCGGTTCGGGGGAGCGAGGAGGTGCTGCGCATCGCCTTGAAGAACCTGCTGGAGAACGCCGTGTTGCACAGCCCTTCCGGTGCCGAAGTGCTGGTGGAGCTAGGCCGGCGCGAAGACCGGACCGAGCTCAGGGTCACCAACGACCATGCGCCGCTCGACGAGAGGGAGCTGCGCGACATCTTCGAGCCCTTCTACCGCGGCAGGAACGCCGCCGCGGAGGGGAGCGGCCTGGGGCTCGCCATCGCGCGCAAGATCGTGGTCCAGCACCATGGGAGCATCGATGCCCGCAACGTCCCCGGCGGGTTCCAGGTCCGGGTCACCCTGCCGCGTTGA
- a CDS encoding DUF2155 domain-containing protein, with the protein MQRLMKLTVLSLVAIGFAAGCNKKETEEQSSPAPQVTKALSTVVVPAQVQGKWKAVQIEVADKNAHLKKVYSVKIGSDFKLPGSDLTLKVETFLPHFVMEGTTLTSQSNDLVNPAAQLVIRENGKEIYKGWLFSLYPATHAFQHPQYGFTLVDYQPAS; encoded by the coding sequence GTGCAGCGATTGATGAAACTAACGGTTTTGTCTTTGGTCGCTATCGGTTTCGCAGCAGGGTGCAACAAGAAGGAAACAGAGGAGCAGTCTTCACCGGCTCCGCAAGTGACCAAGGCTTTATCGACGGTAGTAGTGCCGGCACAGGTGCAGGGGAAATGGAAGGCGGTGCAGATCGAGGTCGCCGACAAGAACGCCCACCTGAAAAAGGTCTACAGCGTCAAAATCGGCTCCGACTTCAAGCTGCCGGGATCCGATCTGACGCTCAAGGTCGAAACGTTTTTACCGCATTTCGTGATGGAGGGTACCACCCTCACCTCCCAGTCCAACGACCTGGTCAATCCCGCTGCGCAGCTGGTGATCAGGGAGAATGGGAAGGAGATCTACAAGGGGTGGCTGTTCTCGCTCTACCCCGCCACGCATGCGTTCCAGCATCCGCAGTACGGTTTCACCCTGGTCGACTACCAGCCGGCCAGTTGA
- the thpR gene encoding RNA 2',3'-cyclic phosphodiesterase: protein MARLFIAIELPDEIKGALSSFCAEIPGARWVPPDQIHLTLRFLGDVLPETAALLKKNLAAIDFAPFPLAMRGVGHFPPHGHPRVVWAGLEESGPLLILQRRIEAAVAGVGIARDERGFSPHITLARIKENASAAVARFEATHRDLSFPPFSAEEFILFSSVLTPKGATHRREQTCRCR, encoded by the coding sequence ATGGCCAGACTCTTCATCGCCATAGAGTTACCTGATGAAATCAAGGGTGCTTTGTCATCCTTTTGCGCCGAGATTCCAGGCGCGCGCTGGGTACCTCCTGACCAGATCCACCTGACACTGCGTTTCCTCGGCGACGTTCTGCCCGAGACCGCCGCTCTCCTGAAGAAGAACCTCGCTGCCATCGACTTCGCCCCCTTCCCGCTCGCCATGCGCGGGGTCGGGCACTTCCCGCCGCACGGGCACCCCAGGGTCGTCTGGGCCGGTCTGGAGGAGTCCGGGCCACTGCTAATCCTGCAGCGACGGATCGAGGCTGCGGTCGCGGGGGTCGGCATCGCCCGCGATGAGCGCGGCTTCTCGCCGCACATCACCCTTGCCCGCATCAAGGAAAACGCCTCCGCCGCGGTGGCACGTTTCGAGGCCACGCACCGGGATCTCAGCTTCCCTCCCTTCAGCGCGGAGGAGTTCATCCTCTTCTCCAGCGTCCTGACTCCAAAAGGCGCCACCCACCGCAGGGAACAAACCTGCCGCTGCCGCTGA
- a CDS encoding sensor histidine kinase yields MLEADRQRLLAEAEQRQKELELKNLELLAAWEKADERAHSLELAVKELESFSYAVSHDLQAPLRHINGYLSILAQDFESCLPGEARRLLERSRRATRDMTRLIDDLLDLAKVSRIKINSKMVNLSGVAHAAIERLWEGDPERVVDVVVAEGLFVQGDQALLSQLMWNLLENAWKYTSTTAAAKIEVGRVIVDDKLVIFVKDNGVGFDSVYKENLFDAFQRLHGREFEGNGIGLATVRRIIERHQGKVWAESEKGKGAIFFFTLP; encoded by the coding sequence TTGCTTGAGGCGGACAGACAACGCCTGCTGGCGGAAGCCGAACAGCGCCAGAAGGAACTGGAGTTGAAGAACCTGGAACTCCTGGCGGCGTGGGAAAAGGCGGACGAACGGGCGCACAGCCTGGAACTCGCCGTGAAGGAGCTGGAATCCTTCAGCTACGCGGTGTCACACGACCTGCAGGCGCCCTTGCGCCATATCAACGGGTACCTGAGCATCCTGGCGCAGGATTTCGAATCCTGTCTCCCCGGGGAGGCGCGCAGGCTCCTGGAGCGTTCCCGCCGGGCCACCAGGGACATGACCCGGCTCATCGACGACCTGCTCGACCTGGCCAAGGTCAGCCGCATAAAAATTAACAGCAAGATGGTGAACCTCTCCGGTGTGGCTCATGCCGCCATCGAGCGGCTTTGGGAAGGGGACCCGGAGCGGGTGGTGGACGTGGTCGTCGCCGAGGGGCTGTTCGTCCAGGGGGACCAGGCCCTGCTGAGCCAGTTGATGTGGAACCTCCTCGAGAACGCCTGGAAATACACATCGACCACCGCCGCGGCGAAGATTGAAGTCGGGCGCGTCATCGTCGACGACAAGCTGGTCATCTTCGTGAAAGACAACGGGGTGGGGTTCGACAGCGTCTACAAGGAAAACCTCTTCGACGCGTTCCAGAGGCTGCACGGCAGGGAGTTCGAAGGCAACGGCATAGGGCTTGCCACTGTCAGACGCATCATCGAGCGGCACCAGGGGAAGGTCTGGGCCGAATCGGAAAAGGGGAAGGGGGCTATCTTCTTCTTCACCTTGCCGTAA
- a CDS encoding TonB-dependent receptor plug domain-containing protein, whose product MRRFRPRPRLALAGALLLSLLCATAALALDGAGEPAPSDLESMDLEQLTNLKVETVYGVSKFEQVVTEAPASVTVVTSEEIKRYGWRTLADVLKATRGFFTTYDRNYSYIGTRGFNRPGDYNTRVLLLVDGHQINDAIYESAAIGTEFVLDMALIDRIEIIRGPSSSLYGAGAFFGVINVISRSAKQLEGVEAGGSWGSQQTGSGRISYGKIFNGGEFLISGSGYSSRGNDRLFFPEFNDPSTNNGIARNMDRDRSYSLFASGHLRDFTLAGALVSRDKRIPTASFGTIFNDPRTNSNDRRSYLDLKYEKAIDGTGITARLFYDEFRFTGNFPYDKTGDDPPFYPATYVNRDQHLARWWGAEVQGSRQLLPRLQLTGGARFRDNYQIDIPNFDRVPGGRSLENSHQNVFYALFGQAELRILDSLILNAGVRYDHYETFGGATSPRLALIYTPVEGTVFKLVYGQAFRAPNAYELYYNDVFNGYATSLSLKPETVRSYEAIYEQYYGDVVRTSASLFYNKIDNLISYQDLSPTQVAFANVERVRALGGEFEIEGQWSSGFAARSSYGFVSARDQGTDQSLDYSPRHLVKLNLTAPLYLKKVFAGVEMQGVSRREFSHNGAQVASPGYLVTNATLSSTALFPGVEASFSVYNLLDRRLEDPATTDHVQSLIPQDGRTYRLLFSYRF is encoded by the coding sequence ATGAGAAGATTCCGTCCCAGGCCGAGGCTGGCCCTGGCCGGCGCATTGCTGCTGTCGCTGCTTTGCGCAACGGCGGCGCTCGCCCTGGATGGCGCCGGAGAGCCGGCGCCATCCGACCTCGAGTCGATGGATCTTGAGCAGCTCACCAACCTCAAGGTGGAGACGGTCTACGGGGTTTCCAAGTTCGAGCAGGTGGTGACCGAGGCGCCGGCCTCGGTGACCGTGGTCACCTCCGAGGAGATCAAGCGTTACGGCTGGCGCACCCTGGCCGACGTGCTGAAGGCTACCCGCGGCTTCTTCACCACCTACGACAGGAACTACAGCTACATCGGCACCCGCGGCTTCAACCGGCCCGGCGACTACAACACCCGGGTGCTCCTATTGGTGGACGGTCACCAGATCAACGACGCCATCTACGAGTCGGCGGCCATCGGCACCGAGTTCGTCCTCGACATGGCGCTCATCGACCGCATCGAAATCATCCGGGGACCCAGTTCCTCGCTTTACGGCGCCGGCGCCTTTTTCGGCGTGATCAACGTCATCAGCCGCAGCGCGAAACAGCTCGAAGGGGTGGAAGCGGGAGGGAGCTGGGGGAGCCAGCAGACCGGCTCCGGGCGCATCAGCTACGGCAAGATCTTCAACGGCGGTGAGTTCCTCATCTCCGGTTCCGGCTACTCCAGCCGGGGCAACGATCGCCTCTTCTTCCCGGAGTTCAACGATCCCTCCACCAACAACGGCATCGCCCGCAACATGGACCGGGACCGCAGCTATTCGCTGTTCGCCTCGGGGCACCTGCGGGACTTCACCCTGGCAGGCGCCCTGGTTTCACGCGACAAGCGGATACCGACCGCCTCCTTCGGCACCATCTTCAACGATCCGCGCACCAACTCCAACGACCGCAGGAGCTACCTCGACCTCAAATACGAGAAGGCGATCGACGGAACCGGGATTACCGCGAGGCTCTTCTACGACGAGTTCCGCTTCACCGGCAACTTCCCCTACGACAAGACGGGGGACGATCCCCCGTTCTACCCGGCGACCTACGTCAACCGCGACCAGCACCTGGCGCGCTGGTGGGGCGCCGAGGTGCAGGGGAGCCGCCAGTTGCTGCCGCGCCTGCAGTTGACGGGTGGGGCGCGGTTCCGCGACAACTACCAGATCGACATCCCGAACTTCGACCGGGTGCCGGGTGGGCGCAGCCTGGAGAACAGCCACCAAAACGTCTTCTACGCCCTGTTCGGCCAGGCTGAGCTGCGCATCCTGGATTCCCTCATTCTGAACGCCGGGGTGCGCTACGACCACTACGAGACCTTCGGCGGGGCCACCAGCCCGCGCCTGGCCCTCATCTACACCCCGGTCGAGGGAACGGTCTTCAAGTTGGTCTACGGCCAGGCCTTCCGCGCGCCCAACGCCTACGAGCTGTACTACAACGACGTCTTCAACGGCTACGCCACCAGCCTGTCGCTGAAACCGGAAACCGTGCGCAGCTACGAGGCGATCTACGAGCAGTACTACGGCGACGTGGTGCGCACCAGCGCGAGCCTGTTCTACAACAAGATCGACAACCTGATCAGCTACCAGGACCTCTCCCCGACCCAGGTCGCCTTCGCCAACGTCGAGCGGGTCAGGGCGCTTGGGGGGGAGTTCGAGATCGAGGGGCAGTGGAGCAGCGGCTTCGCGGCGAGGAGCAGCTACGGCTTCGTGTCCGCCAGGGACCAGGGAACCGACCAGAGCCTCGACTACTCGCCGCGCCACCTGGTGAAGCTCAACCTGACCGCGCCCCTGTACCTGAAGAAGGTCTTCGCCGGCGTCGAGATGCAGGGGGTGAGCCGGCGCGAGTTCAGCCACAACGGCGCCCAGGTCGCCTCCCCGGGATACCTGGTCACCAACGCCACCCTCTCGTCGACGGCGCTCTTTCCCGGGGTGGAGGCTTCCTTCTCCGTGTACAACCTCCTGGACCGGCGCCTGGAGGACCCGGCCACCACCGACCACGTGCAGAGCCTGATCCCCCAGGACGGCAGGACCTACCGGCTCCTGTTCAGTTACCGGTTCTAG
- a CDS encoding response regulator: MTENKTIFLVDDDLKLRRLVAKFLVDQGFDIREFPDGSQVAEALREVEPAAVILDIMLPGESGLDILRRIRQQSAVPVIMLTAKGDDEDRITGLELGADDYLPKPFNPRELVARINAVLRRSQPTTRSEAAAGDSIEAGGFVLLHKRRTVCFAGQEVELSATEHRLLEALMSLPGTVLSREALLSYARGKDFGPFDRSIDVHISKLRTKTEQLSGGKRCIKTVWGSGYMFEVDEP; the protein is encoded by the coding sequence GTGACCGAGAACAAAACCATTTTCCTGGTGGACGACGACCTGAAACTGAGGCGCCTGGTGGCCAAGTTCCTGGTGGACCAGGGCTTCGACATCAGGGAGTTCCCGGACGGCTCCCAGGTGGCGGAGGCGCTGCGCGAGGTGGAGCCGGCCGCGGTCATCCTGGACATCATGCTCCCGGGGGAGAGCGGGCTGGACATACTCAGGCGGATACGGCAGCAGAGCGCGGTCCCGGTAATAATGCTGACGGCGAAAGGGGACGATGAGGATCGCATCACCGGCCTTGAACTCGGCGCCGACGATTACCTCCCCAAGCCCTTCAACCCCAGGGAGCTGGTAGCGAGGATCAACGCGGTGCTCCGGCGCAGCCAGCCCACCACCCGGAGCGAGGCCGCAGCGGGGGACAGCATCGAGGCGGGGGGATTCGTCCTGCTGCACAAGCGCCGCACCGTTTGTTTCGCTGGGCAGGAGGTGGAGTTGTCGGCGACGGAACACCGGCTCCTCGAGGCGCTGATGAGCTTGCCCGGCACGGTCCTGAGCCGCGAGGCGCTGTTGAGCTACGCCCGCGGCAAGGACTTCGGCCCCTTCGACCGCAGCATCGACGTGCACATCAGCAAGCTGCGCACAAAGACCGAGCAGCTCTCCGGGGGGAAGCGCTGCATCAAGACGGTGTGGGGCTCCGGGTACATGTTCGAGGTGGATGAACCGTGA
- the serS gene encoding serine--tRNA ligase, producing MLDARYLRENLETVEARLKTRGEGVDIARFKELDGARRELLQQSETLKALRNKVTEEIARLQDKSQGADKKAQMREVSQQIKGIDEQLKGVEEELQSFLLTVPNIPNETTPLGKSEEDNVVVRLEGDIPSFSFEPKPHWEIGENLGILDFERGAKLTGARFTLYKGLGARLERALINFMLDLHVDEHKYIEMLPPFMVNRDSMTGTGQLPKFEEDLFHLEGVDFFLIPTAEVPVTNIHRGEILKGSDLPISYCAYTPCFRKEAGSYGKDTRGLIRQHQFNKVELVKFTTPEESYQELQKLLGNAEEVLRRLQIPYRVVELCTGDIGFSAAKTFDIEVWLPGQNCYREISSCSCFEDFQARRAGIRFRPDEKAKPEFVHTLNGSGLAVGRTVVAVLENYQQADGSVLIPEVLRPYMGGAERIS from the coding sequence ATGCTCGACGCTAGATACTTACGCGAAAACCTGGAGACTGTAGAAGCCCGGTTGAAGACCAGGGGCGAGGGCGTTGATATAGCCCGCTTCAAGGAACTCGACGGTGCACGTCGCGAGCTGCTCCAGCAGAGCGAAACGCTGAAAGCGCTGCGCAACAAGGTCACCGAGGAGATCGCGCGGCTCCAGGACAAGAGCCAGGGCGCCGACAAGAAGGCGCAGATGCGCGAGGTCTCCCAGCAGATCAAGGGGATCGACGAGCAGCTGAAAGGGGTGGAAGAGGAACTGCAGTCCTTCCTGCTCACCGTCCCCAACATCCCGAACGAAACCACCCCGCTCGGCAAGTCCGAAGAGGACAACGTGGTGGTCCGCCTGGAAGGGGACATCCCCAGCTTCTCCTTCGAGCCCAAGCCGCACTGGGAGATCGGTGAGAACCTCGGGATCCTCGATTTCGAGCGTGGCGCGAAACTCACCGGCGCGCGTTTCACCCTGTACAAAGGGCTCGGAGCGAGGCTGGAGAGGGCGCTGATCAACTTCATGCTCGACCTCCATGTCGACGAGCATAAATATATTGAAATGCTGCCGCCCTTTATGGTAAACAGGGACAGCATGACCGGGACGGGCCAGTTGCCCAAGTTTGAGGAAGATCTCTTCCATCTGGAAGGGGTCGATTTTTTTCTCATCCCCACGGCTGAGGTACCGGTTACCAACATTCATCGCGGCGAGATCCTGAAAGGATCGGACCTGCCGATATCGTACTGCGCCTACACCCCCTGCTTCCGGAAGGAGGCGGGTTCTTACGGCAAAGACACGCGCGGCCTGATCAGGCAGCATCAGTTCAACAAGGTCGAGCTGGTCAAGTTCACCACCCCCGAGGAATCCTACCAGGAGCTGCAGAAGCTGCTCGGCAACGCCGAGGAGGTGCTGCGCAGGTTGCAGATACCTTACCGTGTGGTCGAGCTGTGCACCGGCGACATCGGCTTCTCCGCCGCCAAAACCTTCGACATCGAGGTGTGGCTGCCGGGTCAGAACTGCTACCGGGAGATTTCCTCCTGCAGCTGTTTCGAGGATTTTCAGGCGCGTCGGGCAGGGATTCGATTCCGCCCGGACGAGAAGGCAAAGCCGGAATTTGTCCACACGCTGAACGGCTCGGGACTCGCAGTCGGTAGGACCGTGGTAGCCGTGCTGGAGAACTACCAGCAAGCGGACGGTTCGGTGCTGATCCCCGAGGTGCTCAGGCCCTACATGGGTGGAGCGGAGCGCATCAGCTAG
- a CDS encoding multicopper oxidase family protein, with the protein MREFKSMVLPANAVAGYTGTWVWGYLKPGQVAGQLADGTVPGRQSFIGPVIVATRGVPTEMKFVNELPTAKTTNVLAYRYSTDQTLHWADPLNGGESMCAHMAMPPVPGSECASNYGESFDAPIPAAVHLHGGEVPPQLDGGPDSWFTSDGTMKGASFYSSDGSTASNYAIYRYPNSQEGAPIWFHDHTLGATRLNVYAGLAGAYLVTDPARDPANLPELVPLVVQDRMFDSNGQLFFTAASAGGALWALNPDHPYWNPEFVGDVIVVNGKSWPYKNVEAKRYTFLFLNGSNARTYEMALVDPVSKNLGPPLYVIGTDGGYLDRPAKLDPALGGKLVMMPGERYQVIVDFAGYQAGKKGPNGVPYSGTWLLRNTAKTPYPGGETPNGNTTGRIMLFKVGAATVADSSFNPAKAGATLRGAAGQGPALVRLANQTAGTLAAGVTVQKTRQLTLNEVMGMPQVAINPVTGALTSYPGGPLEILVNNTKWSGKRITGVEDGMYRFEPIPGFSEDATGNFISEKPKEGETEVWEIVNLTEDAHPIHLHLAQFQLVNRQSFDTREYGAAYAAAFPGGGYDPMTGAPYPSGVFIPGFGPPQNYDANPGNSRAVGGNPDIALMGKNGKPVYLQGPAAPALPQEAGWKDTIVAFPGQVTRIAVRWAPTDLPASTAPAAASFAFDPNGGNGYVWHCHIIDHEDNEMMRPDEVVPNAVAVRSYVMGTDY; encoded by the coding sequence ATGAGGGAGTTCAAGAGCATGGTGCTTCCGGCCAATGCTGTTGCCGGGTACACCGGGACCTGGGTCTGGGGGTACCTGAAGCCGGGTCAGGTGGCGGGACAACTCGCCGACGGGACGGTGCCGGGGCGTCAGTCCTTCATCGGGCCGGTAATAGTGGCCACCCGCGGAGTCCCCACCGAGATGAAATTTGTCAACGAGCTGCCGACGGCGAAGACCACCAACGTGCTGGCTTACCGCTACAGCACGGACCAGACGCTGCACTGGGCCGATCCCCTCAACGGCGGGGAAAGTATGTGCGCCCACATGGCGATGCCCCCCGTGCCCGGAAGCGAGTGCGCCTCGAACTACGGAGAGAGCTTCGACGCTCCCATTCCGGCGGCGGTCCACCTGCACGGGGGCGAGGTGCCGCCGCAGCTGGACGGCGGGCCCGATTCCTGGTTCACCAGCGACGGCACCATGAAGGGGGCTTCCTTCTACAGCAGCGACGGCTCGACGGCGTCGAACTACGCCATCTACCGCTACCCCAACTCCCAGGAAGGGGCGCCGATCTGGTTCCACGACCATACCCTGGGTGCCACCCGGCTGAACGTCTACGCGGGGCTGGCGGGGGCTTACCTCGTGACCGACCCCGCACGGGACCCGGCTAACCTTCCGGAGCTGGTGCCGCTGGTGGTCCAGGACCGCATGTTCGACAGCAACGGGCAGCTCTTCTTCACGGCCGCGAGCGCCGGGGGCGCACTCTGGGCGTTGAACCCGGACCACCCCTACTGGAACCCCGAGTTCGTAGGTGACGTCATCGTGGTCAACGGGAAGTCCTGGCCCTACAAAAACGTAGAGGCGAAGCGCTACACCTTCCTCTTTCTGAACGGATCCAACGCCCGGACCTACGAGATGGCGCTGGTCGACCCGGTTTCCAAGAACCTCGGTCCCCCGCTGTACGTGATAGGGACCGACGGGGGCTACCTGGACCGCCCCGCCAAACTCGATCCTGCGCTGGGAGGAAAGCTGGTCATGATGCCGGGTGAGCGCTACCAGGTCATCGTCGACTTCGCAGGCTACCAGGCCGGCAAGAAAGGGCCCAACGGGGTGCCGTATTCCGGCACGTGGCTCTTGCGCAACACGGCCAAGACGCCGTACCCGGGCGGGGAGACACCGAACGGCAACACGACGGGGCGGATCATGCTGTTCAAGGTCGGCGCGGCGACGGTGGCGGATTCCTCCTTTAACCCGGCGAAGGCCGGAGCAACCTTGCGCGGGGCTGCGGGGCAGGGACCGGCGCTTGTGCGGTTGGCGAACCAAACGGCAGGCACCCTGGCCGCGGGAGTCACCGTCCAGAAGACTCGTCAGCTTACCCTGAACGAGGTGATGGGAATGCCCCAGGTCGCCATCAATCCGGTCACGGGAGCCCTGACCAGTTACCCAGGCGGGCCGCTGGAAATCCTCGTGAACAACACCAAGTGGAGCGGCAAGCGGATCACCGGCGTTGAAGATGGGATGTACCGGTTCGAGCCGATCCCCGGCTTCAGTGAGGATGCGACCGGGAACTTCATCTCCGAGAAGCCGAAGGAGGGTGAAACCGAGGTATGGGAGATCGTGAACCTGACCGAGGACGCGCATCCGATCCACCTGCACCTGGCGCAGTTCCAGCTGGTGAACCGCCAGAGTTTCGACACCCGCGAGTACGGTGCCGCCTACGCCGCTGCCTTCCCGGGCGGCGGGTACGATCCCATGACCGGGGCGCCTTATCCAAGCGGCGTCTTCATCCCGGGCTTCGGGCCGCCGCAGAACTACGATGCCAACCCGGGGAACAGCAGGGCGGTCGGAGGCAACCCCGATATCGCCTTGATGGGCAAGAACGGAAAGCCGGTGTATCTCCAGGGACCGGCCGCACCGGCGCTGCCCCAGGAAGCGGGGTGGAAGGACACCATCGTGGCGTTCCCCGGACAGGTGACCCGGATCGCGGTGCGCTGGGCTCCCACGGACCTGCCGGCGTCGACCGCGCCTGCCGCTGCCTCCTTCGCCTTCGATCCCAACGGCGGCAACGGATACGTCTGGCACTGCCACATCATCGATCACGAGGACAACGAGATGATGCGGCCGGACGAGGTGGTACCGAACGCGGTGGCGGTCCGGAGCTACGTGATGGGAACCGATTACTGA
- a CDS encoding YfiR family protein: MPAMPRTRRCRPGLMLPLLLCLLLGRTSPLGAEAPQEYQVKGAMVFNMAKYIDWPADSFSGSGAPLVVCSLGRGPFAGALEQYRGKTVLGHPLHVKRVQPGEELGECHLLVVSGVEKRYLAGILDHARKRSLLTVSDVPDFARLGGIIGLVDIEGKVRFEINVKAAQQARFKISSQLLKLARIVREGD, from the coding sequence ATGCCAGCGATGCCACGCACAAGGAGGTGCCGCCCGGGGCTGATGCTCCCGCTCCTCCTCTGCCTTCTCCTGGGCAGGACGAGCCCTTTGGGCGCGGAAGCGCCACAGGAGTACCAGGTGAAGGGGGCCATGGTGTTCAACATGGCCAAGTACATCGACTGGCCCGCCGACTCCTTCTCCGGAAGCGGCGCGCCCCTCGTGGTCTGCAGTCTCGGGCGCGGCCCCTTCGCGGGGGCGCTCGAGCAGTACCGCGGCAAGACGGTGCTGGGGCATCCCCTGCATGTGAAGCGGGTGCAGCCCGGCGAGGAGCTGGGGGAGTGCCACCTGCTGGTGGTGAGCGGGGTGGAGAAACGCTACCTGGCCGGCATCCTGGATCACGCGCGCAAGAGGTCCCTGCTGACGGTGAGCGATGTCCCGGACTTCGCGCGGCTAGGGGGGATCATCGGCCTGGTGGACATCGAGGGAAAGGTCCGTTTCGAGATCAACGTGAAGGCGGCGCAGCAGGCCAGGTTCAAGATCAGTTCGCAGCTTCTGAAACTGGCCAGGATCGTACGCGAGGGGGACTGA